From the Phyllobacterium sp. T1293 genome, the window GATGGTTTGCAGCGCGTTGACCAACTGCGCACCGATGACAACCGGGTCGATCGTGCGGTGCGGCTGGGCCGCATGGCCGCCACGGCCTTCGATGGTGATGGTGAATTCATCGGTTGCGGCCATGATCGGGCCTTTGCGAATGGCAAACTGGCCAATGGGAAGGCCGGGAATATTGTGCATGCCATAGACTTCGGAGATGGAAAAGCGCTCCATCATGCCTTCCTTGACCATCTCGCGGCCACCACCGCCGCCTTCTTCGGCGGGCTGGAAAATCACGGCCACCGAACCTTTGAAATTGCGGGTTTCAGCCAGATATTGCGCCGCGCCGAGCAGCATGGCGGTGTGGCCGTCATGACCGCAGGCATGCATCTTGCCGGGGTTCTTCGACGCATAGGGCTTGCCAGTGATTTCATTGAGCGGGAGTGCATCCATGTCGGAGCGCAGACCGACCGTCTGGCCTTCGCCGTGGCGGCCATGAATGATGCCGACCACGCCTGTCTGGCCGATGCCGGTTGCGACCTCGTCGACGCCGAATGCATGCAGCTTGTCAGCCACAAATTTCGCGGTCTCGTGAACATCGAACATCAGTTCCGGGTTCTCATGCAAATGGCGGCGCCACTGTGAAACCTCTTCCTGCATTTCGATGGCGCGATTGAGCAAAGGCATTCTGGTACAACTCCAAGACGTGCGGACTCTGACAATTCAGTGAACAGTTCAAAGGTGTTTTGCCTTTTGACTGCCACATAGGATAGATAAGGCCATTGCGACCCGGCGGGAAGCCCGGCAATGAAATCACAAGGCCATTTCCCTGGTTCTTTATACAGACAGGCTGGATATCTGGAATGCGTAAAACTGTAACACTCTTTCTTTCAGCTTGCATGGTGTCAACCATTGCGGGCCTGTCGACAGCAGCGCTTGCGGGCCCGAACATCACTGTTGATGTGGGTACAGGCGAGATTTTGTCGCAGGAAGATGCGTTCCAGCGCTGGTATCCGGCGTCGCTTACCAAGCTGATGACGGCCTATGTGGCGTTTCGCATGATCGAATCAGGCCAGATCACACTGGACACGCCGATCAAGATGACAGCGCGCGCCGCAAAAGAGCCGCCGAGCAAAATGGGCTATAAGGCGGGCTCAGAGCTGACGCTCGACAATGCGCTCAAGATTCTGATGGTCAAATCCGCCAATGACGTGGCCATGGCTGTCGGCGAGACGCTGGGTGGCTCGTCGGAAAAGTTTGCCGTGCTGATGAATGCGGAAGCCAAGCGCCTTGGCATGTATGGCTCGCATTTCGTCAACCCCAATGGCCTGCATTCGGATGATCATTATACGACTGCCCGTGATCTGGCTGTCCTGACCGTTCAGATGCGCCGTGAATTCCCGCAATATATGCATTACTTCGATATTGAAGCGATTGATTCCGGCAACAAGATTCAGGCCAACTTCAATGCGCTGATTGGCCGGTTTCAGGGTGCGGACGGCATGAAGACCGGTTTTGTCTGCCCGTCCGGTTTTAATCTGGTCGGTTCAGCCACGCGCGATGGCCGTAATGTCATTACTGTTGTTCTGGGTGAATTGAAGCAACCGGATCGCGCCACCAAGGCGGCGGAATTGCTGGCCAAAGGTTTTGAGACACGCGGCACCGGCAATAGGCTGGAAGCTTTGCAGCCCTATGGTCCGGCAACGCGTGATGTCGCGGTGAACATGCGCCCGACCGTCTGCTCCAAGGAGGCTGCCGCTTCCGATAGCTGGGATGGCAAGGACGCGGAAGGTCATATCATTCAGGGCTCGCCCTATATGTACCGGATGGATCACCAGCCACAGGCGGAACTCGTTGCGCTGCTGCCTTCGAAGATTGCTCCCAAAGGCAAGGATATGAGCCGCATTCCCATACCAATCCCGCGTCCTGATCGTGCATCGGTAACGGATGCGGCGGATACTGCAAAAACAGTGAACTGAACAATTCAAGCTTAGGATGACATCATGAGTGGCCTGCCTCTTCCCATTCCGGTTTCTGTACTCACGGGATTTTTGGGGTCGGGGAAGACCACCTTGCTCAACCGCTTGTTGAAAGATCCTGCTCTTGCCGACACGGCCGTGATTATCAACGAGTTTGGCGATGTCGGGATTGATCATCTTCTGGTGGAAACGGCGAGCGAGGGTGTTATCGAGCTTTCCGATGGCTGCCTGTGCTGCACGGTCCGGGGGGAGTTGGTTGATACGCTTGCCGATCTCATCGACCGTCTGCAGACGGGACAACTGAAAAAGCTCAAGCGGGTCATCATTGAAACAACGGGTCTTGCCGATCCTGCGCCAGTCCTGCATGCGATCATGGGCCATCCGGTGCTATTGCAGGCTTTTCGCGTTGACGGGGTTATTACCACTGTGGATGCGGTCAACGGCATGGCCACGCTCAATGCGCATGAGGAAGCCGTCAAACAGGCGGCGGTTGCCGACCGTATTGTGGTGACAAAAACCGACATGCCGGAAGCTGCGGAGAGTCTGGCTGCATTGCATGCCCGGCTTGCGGCGCTTAATCCCGGTGCGGATATTATCGATGTTGGCGACGCGCGCACGGGCTATGCGGCGCTGTTTGAATGCGGTGTCTATAATCCGCAAACAAAAACCATCGATGTGCAGCGCTGGCTGAAAGCCGAAGCTTTTCGTGACCGGGAGCATGAACGCGAGGAAGCCGAGCATCACGCCCATCACCATCACCATCATGATCATGACCATGCGCATCATCATGATCACGATGGGCATCATCATCACGACGTCAATCGCCATGATGCGGCGATCCGATCATTCTCGTTGACGCATGATAAGCCGGTGCCACGCGCTGGTTTCGAGATGTTTCTTGATCTTCTGCGTTCAGCCCATGGTGAGAAGCTGCTACGCGTCAAAGGCATCGTGCAACTGGCCGATGACCCGGAGCGCCCGATGGTCATTCATGGCGTGCAGCAGATTTTCCACCCGCCAGTTCGCCTTTTGGCTTGGCCTGACTGCAAACACGAAACCCGTCTGGTGATGATCGTGAAAGATTTGCCTGAGAGTTATATCACGCAGCTTTTCAGCGCATTCCTCAATGAGCCAAACATCGATACGCCGGATCGGGCCGGGCTGTTTGAAAATCCCTTGGCCATACCGGGCATGAAAATTTAGGCTTACGCTGGTAGCCGAGATGTGCCCACTTATCGTGATTGGCATATCTATTGTTCGTGGTTCGACATAACAACCATGAGGGAGAGTATGGGCTGCAGGGAGCCAAGTTCTGCAACGTTGGCGATTATCATTGCAGCTACCCATCTCCCTCATGGTTGTTATGTCGAATCACGAACCACTGGACCATGGACATACCAATCACCATGCGGATAGAAAATTAGCGATCTAACCACGCTCGATATGAAAGCGGTGGCCACCATCAATAGTCACCGTTTCAATCAGCCTGTGACCATCGGTCATGCAGAAATTGGGCATGTCGATCACGGCGAGAGGATCGCTGGTTTCAACCCACAGCCGCGTGCCCTCGGGCATGGTTTCCAGACGCTTGCGGGTTTTGAGCACCGGCAAAGGGCAATTCAGGCCGCGCAGGTCGTAGATATCAGCGCTCATGCCGAATGCTCCGGATGGCTCACTTAGTTACCAATGATTTTCCACCAGGCCTTTTTGGCAGGTTGCTCAGCAACAGTCGCTGAAACGTCCTGTACCTGAGCTGGAACAACGGATGGCACGGGTGCTACTGTCTGGGCAACAACCGGTGCTGATGCATTGGTTGCAACTTGATTGGCAGTTGAAGCCGGTATGGCGGCAACGGTCATACGGTGCCGCTTGCCTGCTTCTTTTTCGTCGCGCGCCTTGTCGGCGGCCACGGCAGAGGCAAGGCGGACCATCACCTGCGGTTTCAGCGCTGCGTCCTTGTCCTGTGGCGACAGGGATGGCGGCTCCTGCGTGACGCGTTCACCACGGGCGCGGCGAGCGCTCCAGTCAGCAATGATCTTGGCTTCGCTCAGTCCCTGAATCGAACGGCTTGGCGGCGTGATGCTGCCTTTGCCTGCCATGGTGGAGAAGGCGGCTTCATAATTGTTCTGATAGCTCTGATAGGCCATCTTCAGCGTTTCAGGCTGCTGCATAGGCGGGCAGATAGCCGTCGCTGCAATCGGTGCATTCGGGTCAGTTGTGTGATTGAAGACATATTTCTTCTCGCACACATCCACCTTTGGCGGCACCTTGGTGATCTCGAAGTGGTCGTAACCTTCCTTCAGGTTCTTCCAGAAAGCATAGTTCGGATCGTCCTTGTAGCGCGCCATATTGGCTGCGGTCATACGGAACGGAAAGGCCTGCAGCTGGATCGATTCCTGACCGCCTTTGAAAGCGTCGCGGGCGAAAGCATAGATTTCCTGAACCTGCGCGTCGGTCATCGAATAGCAACCGGATGATGAACATGCGCCATGCACCATCAGATTGGCGCCGGTGCGGCCAAGGGCCTGATCAAGCGCATTGGGGAAACCTGTGTTGAAGGACAGGTAATAGCTGGATTTCGGATTCATCTGGCCCGGGCGCACGGCATAAAAACCTTCCGGTGCCTGCCGGTCGCCTTCGATGAATTTCGGGCCAAGCTTGCCCGACCATTTGCAAATCTTATAGCTCGTGACGATATCGTAACGGCCATTGTCCTTGCGCTTCCACACTTCAAGAACGTTCTCTTCCTTGAAGATACGAACCATGACAGGCGCGGTCATGCTCATGCCCTTGGTCTTCATCAGCTTGACCATTTTCTCGGACAATTGCTGTTCAGACTTTGGTGCAAGATCAGAAACGGATGCGCCCTGACAACCCGCAAGAAACAGGGTCAGCATCAACGGCGCAAGGATATGTGTCGGTATTTTCATCTTCGCAGCTGTTACCAGTTCGCTTCGTCGAAATTGTGTGGATTGCTATCCACAACCCCCTATTTGCATCCGTTATAGTTGATAAAGCCTTACCGCAATGAGTCAAATTGCTCAATCACACAATCGTCACCTGCAATGAAGACAGGGCGGTTTTATGGCGAAATGCACTGTTTTCCCAGTATGATCCGCATTTTGTTGCCAGTATATCTTCCAGAATGCGCCCATTGACAGGAAGCAACGGCGCTCATCAATTGTTGTTTACCGACCTGTTACGGCACCCGCCGTGTGCATCTTTCGTCAGCCTTCCCGGGAGAAACAGAATGGCAATTGCACCTTCATTGACGCTCAAACGCCATCTGAAAGCACCGCCGCGACTGGTCTGGGCTGCCTGGACCGACCCTGCCATGATTGTACATTGGTGGGGCCCGACCGGTGCCAAAACCCTGAAAGCCGAAGCTGATCCGCGTGTGGGCGGCACGTTTCGCGTCATTTTTCTCACGCCTGACGGGGAAGAGCACAATGTCAGCGGCGTCTATTGCGAAGTGCTGATCGAAAAACGTCTGGCTTTCACATGGGTCTGGATCACTCTGCCTGACCGGGAATCGCTGGTAACGCTGGTGCTTGAACCAGTGGATGGCGGCACGTTGTTCACTTTGATCCACGAGCGGTTTTTCGATGAAGCAGCGCGTGATCGCCATCACGAGGGCTGGAGCGGGGCACTCGACAGTCTTGAAAAGTTTATCGAACAACAGGCGGTTTCTCTCGCAACCGGGGGTAGCCGAACATGACTGAGAACCCTGCAATCAGCTTCCGCCCGGCCTCGCTGTCCTATCTGCCTTTGATGGCAAGATGGCTGATGACGCCGCATGTGCGCGCGTTTTATCAACCTGATCCTATCACGCCACGGGAAGTGGCGGAGGAATATGGCCCGATG encodes:
- a CDS encoding SRPBCC family protein, translating into MAIAPSLTLKRHLKAPPRLVWAAWTDPAMIVHWWGPTGAKTLKAEADPRVGGTFRVIFLTPDGEEHNVSGVYCEVLIEKRLAFTWVWITLPDRESLVTLVLEPVDGGTLFTLIHERFFDEAARDRHHEGWSGALDSLEKFIEQQAVSLATGGSRT
- a CDS encoding D-alanyl-D-alanine carboxypeptidase family protein, translated to MRKTVTLFLSACMVSTIAGLSTAALAGPNITVDVGTGEILSQEDAFQRWYPASLTKLMTAYVAFRMIESGQITLDTPIKMTARAAKEPPSKMGYKAGSELTLDNALKILMVKSANDVAMAVGETLGGSSEKFAVLMNAEAKRLGMYGSHFVNPNGLHSDDHYTTARDLAVLTVQMRREFPQYMHYFDIEAIDSGNKIQANFNALIGRFQGADGMKTGFVCPSGFNLVGSATRDGRNVITVVLGELKQPDRATKAAELLAKGFETRGTGNRLEALQPYGPATRDVAVNMRPTVCSKEAAASDSWDGKDAEGHIIQGSPYMYRMDHQPQAELVALLPSKIAPKGKDMSRIPIPIPRPDRASVTDAADTAKTVN
- a CDS encoding sulfurtransferase TusA family protein, yielding MSADIYDLRGLNCPLPVLKTRKRLETMPEGTRLWVETSDPLAVIDMPNFCMTDGHRLIETVTIDGGHRFHIERG
- a CDS encoding L,D-transpeptidase family protein; the protein is MKIPTHILAPLMLTLFLAGCQGASVSDLAPKSEQQLSEKMVKLMKTKGMSMTAPVMVRIFKEENVLEVWKRKDNGRYDIVTSYKICKWSGKLGPKFIEGDRQAPEGFYAVRPGQMNPKSSYYLSFNTGFPNALDQALGRTGANLMVHGACSSSGCYSMTDAQVQEIYAFARDAFKGGQESIQLQAFPFRMTAANMARYKDDPNYAFWKNLKEGYDHFEITKVPPKVDVCEKKYVFNHTTDPNAPIAATAICPPMQQPETLKMAYQSYQNNYEAAFSTMAGKGSITPPSRSIQGLSEAKIIADWSARRARGERVTQEPPSLSPQDKDAALKPQVMVRLASAVAADKARDEKEAGKRHRMTVAAIPASTANQVATNASAPVVAQTVAPVPSVVPAQVQDVSATVAEQPAKKAWWKIIGN
- a CDS encoding M20 aminoacylase family protein encodes the protein MPLLNRAIEMQEEVSQWRRHLHENPELMFDVHETAKFVADKLHAFGVDEVATGIGQTGVVGIIHGRHGEGQTVGLRSDMDALPLNEITGKPYASKNPGKMHACGHDGHTAMLLGAAQYLAETRNFKGSVAVIFQPAEEGGGGGREMVKEGMMERFSISEVYGMHNIPGLPIGQFAIRKGPIMAATDEFTITIEGRGGHAAQPHRTIDPVVIGAQLVNALQTIVSRGTDPLDSVVLSVTKFHAGDAHNIIPQKAELAGTVRTLRPEMRDFAEKRLREVAEGVAVALGAVAKLEYDRNYPVTFNHDQETEFAARTAQSVAGNNAVNQDVAPMMAGEDFSYMLEARPGAFMFIGNGESASLHNPAYDFNDDVIPHGISYWVQLAESALPAAS
- a CDS encoding CobW family GTP-binding protein, encoding MPLPIPVSVLTGFLGSGKTTLLNRLLKDPALADTAVIINEFGDVGIDHLLVETASEGVIELSDGCLCCTVRGELVDTLADLIDRLQTGQLKKLKRVIIETTGLADPAPVLHAIMGHPVLLQAFRVDGVITTVDAVNGMATLNAHEEAVKQAAVADRIVVTKTDMPEAAESLAALHARLAALNPGADIIDVGDARTGYAALFECGVYNPQTKTIDVQRWLKAEAFRDREHEREEAEHHAHHHHHHDHDHAHHHDHDGHHHHDVNRHDAAIRSFSLTHDKPVPRAGFEMFLDLLRSAHGEKLLRVKGIVQLADDPERPMVIHGVQQIFHPPVRLLAWPDCKHETRLVMIVKDLPESYITQLFSAFLNEPNIDTPDRAGLFENPLAIPGMKI